The segment TTCCGTCATTTAGTGTAGGCCGTACCCAGGAAGTGCTATTTTCTCTCAATAGTTTTTATAACAGTGGAAAACTTCCTAAAATAAAAGTGTTCGTTGACAGTCCCTTATCCGTTAATGCCACCAATATATTCAGGCTTCATAAGGAGTGTTTTAACGAAACCATTGCCGAACTAATGGAAACGGATCCCGATCCCTTCGGCTTCAATGACCTGCATTTCATATCGCAGGTAGAGGATTCGAAAAGATTGAATGACACACAGGAGCCGTGCATAATCATCTCCGCATCGGGTATGATGGAAGCCGGCCGGGTGAAACATCATCTTGCCAACAGTATTTCGAATCCAAAAAATACTGTTCTTGCTGTGGGGTATTGTGCACCGTCCACATTGGGTGCCCGGATTTTAAGAGGCGATAAAGAAGTATCCATTTTCGGTACGGTTTATCCTGTAAAAGCGGATATTGAAAGACTTGATTCATACAGTGGACATGCCGATTACAGTGAGATTATGAGGTTTCTGGAATGTCAGGATAAATCCTTAATAAAAAAACTATTCCTTGTTCACGGGGAATACAAATCTCAGCAGTTTTTCCAGAACGAATTGCAGAAGGCGGGCTATACCAATATTTCTATTCCGGAAATCGGGGAAACAATCGAAATTTAGCTTTTACCCTTTCCCCGATCAGAAGAATACCGGAGTAGTTAATGAGCTGACAGAGTCGGCAGGACCTGTCAGAGTTTTCTTAAAGCCTTTATAGGGAATGAAGTTCTTAACAATTTGTTCTCTAAATAAAAAATATTATCTTTGCGGCTCATTAAAAATTAACCTTTTAATTTATTTACTATGTTAAACCAATATGAAACCGTTTTCATTGTAACTCCCGTTTTGTCTGAGGCCCAGATGAAGGAAGCGGTTGAAAAATTCCGTGGTGTGATCACCGGCAAAGGCGGTGAGATCATCAACGAGGAGAACTGGGGATTAAAAAAACTGGCCTACCCCATTCAGAAAAAATCAACCGGCTTTTTCAATCTGTTTGAATTCAAGGCACCGGGGGACCTGGTAAAAACTCTTGAAATTGAGTACAAACGTGACGAGAGGATTATCCGCTTTCTCACAACCAGGCTCGATAAATACTCAATTGAGTATGCCGAAAAGAGAAGAAACAAGAAAGAATCAGCAGCAGTAAAAGTAACGGAGGAATAAGCTATGGCAGCACCAACACAAACAAGTCAGTCAGAGATTCGGTATTTAACACCGCCGGCTGTTGAAGTAAAAAAGAAGAAATATTGCAGGTTCAAGAAAAACCATATTAAATATGTGGATTTTAAAGATCCTGAATTTCT is part of the Bacteroidales bacterium genome and harbors:
- the rpsF gene encoding 30S ribosomal protein S6, with protein sequence MLNQYETVFIVTPVLSEAQMKEAVEKFRGVITGKGGEIINEENWGLKKLAYPIQKKSTGFFNLFEFKAPGDLVKTLEIEYKRDERIIRFLTTRLDKYSIEYAEKRRNKKESAAVKVTEE